The genomic interval ATTGAAATCGAGCTGCAAGCTGATTCTGCTCGCTGCGCCCGCCGCCAGTGAGTATTACCAGCCACTGGGATTCGAGCACAATCCACGGGCGTGGATGCTGGATTACGGTAAGCTGAAATAAAACCCCTTCCCGTCAGTCTAGAATAAACCCCATCTGTCGTGCCTGTAAAACCACCTGAGTACGGTTATCGCAGTCAAATATTTTCAGCAGATCCGATACATGCTCTCTGACAGTGGTAGGGGAAATATTCAGTGCATTGGCAATTTTTTTATTCGGCAACCCCTGAGCCAGCAATGCCAGTATATCGACCTGTCGTGGAGAAAGGACGATTGCCGGGTGATCATCGCGATCTCTGATGATGACCTGCTCTCCGGCCAGAACATCCTTCAGCGCCCTGAGCATGGTGTCTTTGGAACTGGTTTTGGCAATAAAACCATCGGCACCCAGCTGCAGCATCTGCTGGATAGACGCCTGATAATCAACGGTCGATACCACCACCACCGGCAGCACCGGGTAACAGGCTTTAATTTCCTTGAGTCCATTCAACCCGCTGGTGCCTGGCATATGAATATCCAGCAATACCAGAGCGATGTCCCGATGACTGGTCAGCGCCGACTTCGTACTGGCAAAATCACCGGCTTCTATAACCTCAATGTCAGCAAAAAGCTGTTGCAATAACAACCGCAAACCATCGCGATAAAGTTCATGATCTTCTGCAATCAGTACTTTAATTCTCATGTTTTTGATTCACTCAGGGTCATCGGTAATACGGACTGAGCGCCATGACTGGATACCCGACCGGCCACATTTTCCTGTGGCGATGGTGTTGTATTGTTCAATTGCGACTGGTAGCGACGCTCAGCATAGTTCAGCAGGGCCCGTAACTGAGTTGGAAGCACAGGTTGCGATAATGCAACCCAGCCTGTGGGCAGCTCCGTGCCCGAATCACAAACACAGGCCACCACATATTGTTCAGCCAGCCGGTTTTTGGCCGCCATCGACCATGACTCATCCATCATCAACTGAGCATCACCAATCAATAGTTCAAAGGTCATGTCCGATTGATAAAACGTTGCCAGTGAAGAAAAACTCTGAACACTACCGTTATGTTTGCCCAACCAGCCACCGATGCTGTCATCTTCGTCGGTCAATTGCGTCAATCGCGCAACACGAGGCAAGCGCTTGTGCGGCTGAGATTCAGCCTCGGTAGCGTGCGTGGCTCGCGGAACCAGAGCGGTAAATATGCTTCCGCTACCGACCACAGAACTCAGCTCCAGCGGGTGATCCATAAGTACAGAAAGATGTTTCACCACCGAAAGACCAATCCCTGCTCCATCCACACCATCCTGCTCTACGGCTGAACGTTGATAAATATCAAAAATGTGTGTCTGATCCTCATGAGAAATACCTGTGCCAGTATCCAGTACCTGAATGGCGACACTCTGAGCACGACGCCGACAACCCAGCACCACACGGCCCTCATTCGTATATTTGATTGCATTGGAGAGCAGATTTCTCAGCATACGCTCCAGCAGCAATGGATCAGTCAACACAGTCAGAGAACATGGATGAATGGCAAAACGCAGATTCTTTTCCTTTGCCAGCCATTGATAGTCATTGTGCAATCGGGAGAAAACATCTTTCAGTGAAACTGCTTTGATTTCCGCTTTCATAACCCCGGCTTCAAGCTTGCTTAAATCCATAATGGCACTGAAGGAATCGTTCATTTGCTGATGGGTTTTATTCAGTCCGGCAAAAATGGGCTGAGCCTCCGGACTTCGAACATATGGCTGCAATGATTGCAAAAAGAGACGCATGGTATGCAATGGCTGGCGCAGATCATGGCTGCTCTGAGCGATAAAACGGGACTTTGCCTGACTGATGAATTCGGCCTCGATCTTCTTCTGCCTCATCACCTTTACCCGCATGATCAAAGCAACGGCATGAATCATCATATGCAGAATCTGCACATATAGGACGTAGATCAATTTATAAGATGGCATCACTTCCTGAACGGGTCGGGCGGGTAGCAGGACAAACAGAATAACCTGTGCGGTGGACAACACCATCGGTAACCAGCCGAAAATATAAATAAAATAGTAACGTCCCTCAGAACAGACCTTGGCCACTCCGGAACTCAGGATTACCGTCCATAACAGCGTATAGTTGAATGCATACAGAAAGCTTTTGGTGATGAACGAGGTAAAATAACCTACAACCAACACCAGAACACTGATGACGGCCACACTGACGAATACGTGATACCACCATCCTGAACGTCGGTTTATCTGCAAAAAACTGGCAGCGAACGCCAGTAATGACAACACGTTCACCGAAATCAACAACCAGAACAGAGCGTTCTTTTGATAATCATACTGCCAGAACAGTTCCGGCAGGCTGCTGTGCTCGAGGTAATAAAAGAGCATGACAAGCGACGAAAAAGCACCCCAGAAAAAAGTGTTATCCGCCATGACCAACCAACACAAGAACCCCAGCAAAACCATTCCTATAATAATGCCGATGGCAGGCTTGAAGGCGAAGTCCATTTGAGTTTTCCAAACCTGGTAACGGGATTCACTCATGAGGGCAATGTACGGATACCAGCCATACTCCTGTGCCGTCAGTTCAATCACCATGGAATAGGATTCTCCCGGCTCAAGGGTGACCTCAACAGCTCGGCCTATGGTATTGATATCTGCGGAATCGTCCTGTTGGAAAGTCTTTATGCGCTGCCCATCAGGACCGTTGATAAGGACTCTGGGACGCAGAAAACCGAAGTTGCTGACATGCAGGACCCACTTCCGGTTTGCAGTATCATTTGTCACTTCGGTATACAGCCAGTAACTGCCATGTCGCTTGAAATCCGGTTCCAGACTATAGGTTTGCTGAGATGCAGCATACGTCATCGCGTTTTCCAGACGTTGGTCTGCCAGTACAGGCGCAAATCCGGAAGAATGGGCAAGGGATGCCAGCGGGTAGCGTACATCCGTCTGGGTGAGTTGTAACGGGCTGTAACCCTGGTCAGGCAGCGCGGCGGTATCTGCCCGGACCAAATCCGGTGTCAGTACCAGTACGCCCAAACAACAGACCAGCGCCATACAAAACCTGAAAATATACTGACTTCGGAACAATTGCCGGTATCTGTAACGGCGATACATCTATGGCCTCAATAACAAAAAACAGTGTGAATGCTCCAAGCGGAGCGAACGGTGATATATCCAAACAACCGCTGAAAAATAACAGCTGCTTTTAGAGACACCGCTTAGATTAAGAAGGAACTGACTTCGGATGGAACCGGCAATGTACAGCGCAAAAACAGACCATTTCCAAAGACTCTCCAACTCTATCATCTTAACCCGACATTTGTAGGGTTGTCTGGTTCCTCTTAATCGACGATTCTCATTTAACACGTAACATCATGGTGCATGATGGTTTCAGCAATGACGATGAAATTGCCGCCGGTAATGATCCAGCTAACAGTTCCAGCGTAGCCAGTGACATCGACGCTGATGATGTACTTCCAACAGACCCAACACGCTCAAGCCTGGATGTTCCGGAAATGACTCTGACATTCCAAGCATCAAGTTGTTCCGTTTTGACTGGACCGATGTGGAGGCTGCAACTTATTACCGTCTACTGGAGAATCCTGACGGTCTGTCCGGTTTCACCCAGGTCGGCCAGGACATTGCCGCCGGTGTTGAAAACATGACCTTAGAGGTGCCTCTCTATGCGCGTCCAAAGGCGAATATATCCTGCAGGCCTGTAATGACATCAGCTGTACCGATTCCTGTTTGTCGAGAGCACCATGGTTAAAGCCATAGGGGATGTAAAAGCCAGTAACACCGACACAGATGATAACTTTGGCAACAATGTGAGTCTGAGTTCAGATGGCTTACACCCTGGTCGTTGGCACACCCGGAGAAAGCAGCAATGCCGTTGGTGTTGATGGTGATCAGAGCAATAATGATAAGGTAGGCTCAGGGGCTGTTTATATCTTTGTTCGAGATGCCAGCGGAAACTGGAGTCAGCAGGTCTACATTAAAGCTGCTCACCGAAAATTGGCGCACTCCTGAACTCAAAAGGGGCTCCCGGCGTAAACGGAGATGTTTCAGTCGATGATAAACCCGATTCAGGTGCGGTTTATACTTTTATCCGCGATATTGGGGGACAATGGAGTCAACAGGCATTTATGCGAGCCAGCCATACAGGACAAGGGGATAGATTTGGCTCCTCAGTCAGTCTGAACAGTGATGCTACTGTGCTGGCCATTGTTTCCAGCGGTGAAAAAAGTGGAGCCAAAGGTATTAACGGCGATCAAAGTAACGATTCACTTAATAAACCAGGAGCCGTGTATTTGTTTTAACCGCTTCTGACAAAAACAGCCCGCCGAACCGTGCGGGCTGTTTTTTTAGTTTTTAAAACAATCTGTTTTTCGAGCTAATCTTTTCCATGTATACATGCTGGCATTTTCTTAACTGCATATTAGCAACGGAAACGATCTAAAAGGCCAGTTGATGGTTTTATCCTACATGGTTATAAATTATTCAAGTCAGCATCGGTATCACTGTCAGTACTCGTATCGGGACGATCTGGTTTCTGACCATGAGGTCTTCCTGCTGGCATATGTGCTTCAAAATAGTCAAGGAAACCTTCGATCTGCTCATTGCTCAAAACCGGCGTAAGCGACACCCTCAACTGTTCTCTCATGGCTGCCTGTATTGCCTTACGTTCATCTTCAGTAGGCGGGCCAGCCTGAACCTGCTGCCGTGCTGTCTGCATGGTTTCACGCATGGTGTCACGCTGTTGTTTCAGAATATCCAGAACTTGTTTACCCTGTTCTTCAGTGATATTCAGTTGCCCGAAAATATACTCGAAATTCTGACCCATCATGGCTGGTGGTGGACGCATGCTCCCGGAATCACAATTATGAGAATTGGTTTCAGCAGCTGAAATGGAAGCAATGCCCATGCCCGTACTAACAGACATAGCCATAATAATTACTGTCTTAACTATTGAGTTCATAACTTGATCCTTTATTAATCTTTGCTTGAGTTATGATTATTACTATCGTTCCTAAACTTGCAGTAATTAAGGAAAAACCAAGGAGTCGGGCTGATAACGAAGTAAATCGCAATTTCCTGACAACTGTTTCAAATCGTGAAGCTCACGACACTGGTAACCATACCGTTCAATCGTAGCTTTTAGTGACATATCGCATTGCTTTGAGAAATAATCTGATGGAAGAAAAGACACCAAAGTTTTCCATACTGGATCTGGATTCAACTCTCGATATATCCATAACCCGACGTATCATCGCCATTGGTTGTCTGGTATTTGTCGGAGTCTGGATTACCGAAATCGGTGCAGGTTTGATCACTGAATTTGATGCCATTGGCTATCCGATCTGCATCGCCGCACTGCTGTTTCTGATTGGCTTGAGTTATGTTAGTGACCGCATGGACATTGTGGTAAGGACCGGTGCATTTTCAGTGGCCGCTGTCTATTTGATTCTGTTAAATATCTGGGGAAGTTTTCAGGATATTAATTTCGAAAATTATTATTCTGCGGCCACTGCGATGCAGTGGTTACCACTGATATACGTGATTGCATTTTTGTTTTTGCGCATTCGGGAAGCATTGATTGCCTCCGCTATTTCTTATTTCTCTTTATTAATTGGCCAATACCTCGCTTTGAGTCATCACCTTGGATTTGAACAAACGTGGCCCTTGGTCACCAATCTTGCTATCGCCCATTTCTGTTATGTGGTGGTACTGTGGTCCATTATTAAACTTCGGGCAACCACTCATGAAGCACAAATACGGGCCAAAACCATGGAAAAATTCGCCCTGGTTGATGAATTGACCGGTATTTTCAACCGGCGTGGTCTTGAACTCAATCTGGATAAACTACGCTCTACCTGGCGAAAAAACCCCTTGCCTTATACTATTTTTATGATCGACATCGATCATTTCAAACGTATTAACGATCAGTTTGGTCATTTGGTTGGGGATGAAGTACTGGCCAGGGTATCGGCCGCAATAAACAAACACATCCGTCCGGAAGACGTTCTGGGTCGCTGGGGAGGAGAAGAGTTTATGATCATTACCACACGACTTGACCAAACGAGTGCTGTCGGATTTGCTGAAAGACTGCTCAACGTAATCGAGACACTCGATCTGGGACACATTGGTAAAGTAACTGCCAGTATTGGTATCGCAAACTCTGATGAAACCGAGACTCTGAAGGGCGTTATTTTAAAAGCCGATCAATCGCTTTATAAAGCCAAGAAATCCGGCAGAAACCAGGTAGTCTGTTCCTCTTCAATAACCCCATCAGATGAATAAAAATTATGGTCAGCTGTCTTCTTTAAGCTGATTATTGTCAGCATCGTAGTGCCAGCCGTTAATCTGAAGTAATTCATCCATAAACCCTGCTGATAAATCATAATAATTCATAAATTCTGCCAACGATGAAAACTGATCCCGGAGCTTCATGTTAATCAGACTCAGGCTCATGGCCGGATCCATTTTTCTCAAACTGCTGTCACTGAACATATTCGCTCCTCATTGTCAGGCTGCAATTGCTTCATGGTGACTGGCCTGCTGCTTTTTCTGTCGCAGGTTTTCCCAGATTCGCTCGTGAATGGTATACGCCACGGTATTAACGGCCGGTTCCACCAAAGCGATGATACCTCCCACCAATAAACTACCGGACAGAATATATGCCACCGTAAAAGCCACGGTGAAATGCGTCATTGCAAATGTCAGAGTTTTCATGCTGTTCCTCGCCAATCAATTCTTTGTTTTGTGGGTTAATCCTAAGACCTGAAAGCGCTACGTTCCAATTGACTATATTTATCTTCGCCATAGATAAATGATATTAATTATCATTTGAAATATATGTTTTATATATGATTTATATACGATATGCTTATCGAATTCACCAGCAGAAGAGAGAATTGAATGGGTATTTTAAAGATATCTGAGGAATTGCATGAAGAGTTGCGACTGAGCAGTAAAGTCATGTCGCGCTCCATCAACGCTCAGGCCGAACACTGGATCAAAATTGGCATGCTGGCCGAGTTTAATCCAAGCCTTGGATATACCGAACTGGTGGCCATGTTGATGGAAAATCCGAATATCTCCGTACACAGCCTGAGTCAAAAGGCGGTGTCAGCATGATTCATTTAAAAGATGATTCAGAAATGCAATTGATGCGGGAATCCGGTCGGCTGCTGGCACAGGTTTTTGAAATGTTGAATGACTTTATTCGTCCCGGTATCTCAACACTGGATATCGATGCCAGAGTAGAAGATTTCATTGTTAATACTCTCAAGGCCAGACCCGCCAGCAAAGGTCAGTATGGTTTTCCGTTTACTCTGAATACATCCATTAATGAAGTGATCTGCCACGGCATGCCGGATGCTCAGGATATTCTCAAGGATGGCGATATTATCAACTGTGATATCACCCTTGAAAAAAATGGTTTCATCGCTGATTCCAGCAAAATGTACTGTGTGGGAACGGTCAGCGCTGAGGCTAAAGAATTAATTGATGTGACCTATCAGGCATTATGGGAAGGTATTAAAGTTGTCCGCCCGGGCGTCAGGCTTTGTGAGATCGGTCGTGCCATTCAAAAATTTATCAAGCCCCGCGGGTATGCCATCGTACGTGACTACACCGGTCATGGTATCGGCCGTGAAATGCATGAAGATCCGCATGTATTTCATTATTTCGAACCCAGTGTCGATGTTGAATTACGTGAGGGTATGACCTTTACGATTGAACCCATGATTAACCAGGGCACCTATAAAACCCGTTCGCTGACTCAAAACAATGGCTGGACAGTCGTTGTGACCCGGGATAATAAATTATCAGCCCAATGGGAACACACCATTGCAGTAACCCGTGACGGTTTTGAAGTTCTGACTCTTAGAGATGAAGAACGCCACAATGCAAATACAGCGCTCACGTCATAAATTTCACACCAGGCTGTTTCTACGAGTCCGGCAATATTTGATTGCCGGACTCATGACTTTCGATGTTTCATCCAACTAATGAAGTGATGCTCTATTCTGTACGGCAGATAACTTATCGGGATTACGAACGATGAATATCCGGTTGATCTGACCCTGTTCATTAACTCCAAAAGTTACGGTATTAATAATATTTCCCTGATGCTTCATTAAAATCCCTTTGGCGCCATTTATCGGCACGTACTGCCACTGTAGCTGTTGCCACCAGCCCTGCCGTTGTATTGCGCCGAAAAATTCCAATACTCTTTGACGCCCGGACAATACCCGTAACGCAGCCAGAACCTTGCCACCACCATCTGATGTCAATTGCACATCTTCTGCCAGTAACCGGGTAAAATGCTCCAGCTGCTGACCATTCATCGCCTGATGAAACGCTTCAAGCAGTATTTGCTGCCGTTCAGGAGGCATTTGGTAACGGTTGTTGTCCTGACCGATAGCAGCATTGGCTCTGGAAACCAGTTTTCGACAGGTGCTTTCACTGGTTGCCAGGATGACAGCAATATCTGTGTAGGAATGGTTAAACACTTCCTTTAACAAATATGCGGCACGCTGTTTTGGAGTCAATCGTTCCAGCAACAACAAAAACGCCATGGATAACGAGGAAGCCAGAGTAACTTCCTCCTCGATGGTATGTTCTTCAGCCGTATGAATGGGCTCAGGTAACCAGGGGCCAACATAGTCAACTCTGCTGTTATGAGGTGCTTTTAATATATCCATACAGATCCGGCTGCATACAGTTGTCAGCCAGGCGACAGGATTTTCAATATGGTTAACATCCTCACGACACCAGCGGATAAAAGTATCCTGTACTGCATCTTCCGAATCGGCATACGACCCCAGCATACGATACGCAAGCCCTTTCAGACGGTTGCGATGCTGCTCAAACAATTGACCTTTATCCATATCAGTGTCCCGATATCTGCATACGGTTCCAGAAGTTAATCATTCCGATCACGGCACTGTAAGCACAGATTTCCTGGTCAGAATAGTGATTTCTCAAGGTTTCGCGCAAAGCAGAGTAATCCGTATCCTGCCGAATGGTTGTCAGAGCTTCAACCCACGCCAGTAGCGCTTTCTCCGCCTCGCTAAAGTCAGCAGTCTGATCCCAGACCATCAAATGATCGAGACGTTGATTACTCTCGCCGTCTTTTCTGGCTTCCCGGCTATGCATGCCGACACAAAAACCGCAGCGATTGATCTGCGACGCTCTAAGTACCGCCAGATGGCGCAGCGGCGTATCCTGAATGTGATTATCAATAACCTGCTGTAGTTCGACCATCCGGGCGACAATATCAGCAATTTCAGTATGATAGTGCAAAGGGCGGGAGAGGTTTGACTGATCGTTCATATTCGATTTCCTGTAAAGGCCACATCATTCGATGTGATGGGTTAGTTACCCGAACATGACGAAATGGAACGTCTGATTGTGACATCGCAGAAATTTTTTTCACAAATAACAGACGTTACCTTCCGCGTCTGGACTTGCTAATAACGACGCTCAACCAGGCTGCGACGGCTCCGGCCAATGCACCGAACAGATGTGCTTCAAACGATACTGAAGGATTATTTGGTAAGACTCCGTAGATCATCCCGCCGTATAAAAACACCACAATCAGGGCAATGATGATATTGACGAAGCTACGGTTAAATAACGCCAGCATGATACTCAGACTCCATAGACCAAATATCCAGCCACTGGCACCAATGTGAACTGCAGGGCGACCAAATAACCAGACCAATAAACCGCTGGCGGTAATAATAAAAAAGCTGCTCCACAAATACAGCTTGACACCTCGCAGTATGCACAACGTACTGAAAATGATAAAACCGATCAGATTGTTACTGAGATGTTGAAAACTGCCATGTAAAAACGGCATGAGATAGATATTTGGAAGACTGTCGAGCACCCGTGGTTCGACACCGTATTTTAACAATCGAAACCCGGTGGATGCATTGGCAAAATACATGACCGTCATAATAATCACCGGCCATAATATAATCTTGAAACAAAGCCAGAACTTTTTCACACCAATTCTGTTCCTATTAATTCAGCAACTAAATAGATCGTCCTGATCTATTTAATCGTCGCCTCAATAAATCTGGCGGTGTTGCGCGAAACACCGAATCCTCGGACCGCTTGATTTATCGGGGCTCGCATTGGCTATGGCCAATGGTGTGGTCCGACATCTCGGTGCGTCCATGCATCACTACTAACCCGACATAAATATTTGTGGGTTAATATATCTGTTCAGATATGTGATGACATTCTTTAAATTATTCGTATTTATAACCGGCACCATAAACAGACCGGACAAATTCTCGACTATCATCGAGTGCCTGAATTTTCTTTCTTAACTTTTTAATATGGCTGTCAATGGTACGATCACTGACAATGCGGTTATCCTGATACATCAAATTCATTAGCTGATCTCTGGAGAGGATCTTCCCTGCTTTCTGCTTCAATGCGTTCAACAATTGAAATTCCACCGATGTCAGTTCAATTATTCGATCACGATATTTTACACAGTTGGTCTGATCCAGCAGAGTGAGATCATCCACATTCTCAGTATCCTGATTATTCCGGTTAAGCCGATAGCGTCTTAATACAGCCTTCACTCTGGCGACCAGTTCTCTTGGACTAAATGGTTTACACAGATAATCATCTGCTCCTAGTTCCAACCCCAAAAGACGGTCTATCTCATCGACCCTTGCGGTTGCCATGATAATTCCCATGTTGTCATCTTTTCTTCTGATTTCACGACATATTTCCATGCCATCGAGCCCTGGCAGCATAATATCCAACACGATCAGATCGGCGGTATTGGTCTGCAGCCATTCTGCCACCTCATCCCCTCGATGCAACAGCGACACTTCATAACCAGACTGAATCAGATAATCCCGTTCGATTTCCGCCAATTTAACTTCATCTTCAACAATGAGAATATTCATAATCCGTACTCCGGAAACTGAATCTGTATCCAAAGGCCACCATATTCCGAATGTCTGGCCATAATTTTACCATTGTGGGCTTCTACAATATTTTTTACCAAGGACAACCCCAGCCCACTGCCACCCGTTGCCCTATTCCGTGAGGAGTCGACACGGTATAAACGATCAAAAATATGCGTCAGAGACGCTTCTGGAACACCGGGCTTAGAGTCCATCCAGTCAATCACAACGAAGTGCTCCTGCTTGCTGACCCTGACCAGCAAAGTACCAGGGCAATCGGTATATTTATTGGTATTGCTGACCAGATTGCGAACCAGCTGTGACAATCTTCGTTCATCGCCGTTAATCTCATAATGAGCAGCTTGAGATTGAAGTTCAAGGGAAATACGAATGCCATTCGCTACGGTTTCCAGATTTGCCTCCAGAACACCCACCATATTGCAACGCTGCATATTATAGGTAAGAGCCCCGACGTCAGACATTGATAACTCATGAAGATCATTAATCAAAAATGACAGTCGTATGATCTCTTCGTTCAGGGAAATCAGCGACGCTTCATCAACTTTACGCACTCCATCAATCATTGCTTCCAATTCAGCCTGTAATAATGCAATTGGTGTACGCAATTCATGAGAAATGTCAGCGACCCATTTTTGTCTGGCATTGAGATTTTGACTGAGTGTTTTTGCAAGCCGATTAAAATCCCTCGCCAGGTGGCCTAATTCATCGTTACGGTCGGTATTCAGGGATACATCGAATCGACCATCAGCCAGTGTACGAGTCGCTTTTTGGATATTTTCAATTGGTTTTAACAATCGATTTGCAAACGGTACCGCAAACAGAAAGGACACTAACCCTGCAGCCAACAGAATCCAGATAGTCTGGGCATTTCGTTGTTTGATAAACAGCAAATCCATATCATCACTGATGGTGTTGCGTTGAATAGCACCAAGATATCCCATGACCTGGTCATCATCCCTAATCGGTAACCAGATAATCTTACTGCCATCATCGGGTAACTGCCCATGTAGTATGTGTTTGTTAGAATCCGTCAGTATCAGGCGTCGGAACAACTCCGGCGGTGGCATGGGTTTGTCGGGTAGAACTCCTGGATCAAAGGGCGGTTCATAATCAAAATACCTCGGCCCTGGTGGTTTTTCATTTTCAGGTCGAAAGTTTCTTTCACGATCGTTAAAGGCAAGGGAAGAACGTACAAAGTTTTTCCAGATATCATCGGACACTATCAGTCCGTTCCAATCCCCGTCCCTCAGAAAATGTTCTCTTAAATTTGTGATGACGGGAGACAGGTGTCTGTTCTCAATGCGATTCAGGTAACTCAAAAAGCTATGATTCAGCGACCACCAGTTTGCCAGTAGAAAAGCACCAGCTAATACCAGATTAGCTGCCAAAATGGTCAAAAAAACTTTCTTGCGAATACCAACTCTCATGATCGGACGAAAAAAACTCGATTTTACTCTGTTAGCATATGGCATTTTTAAAGTCGTTTTGTGCAGAAAATAAGGATTCAGACACTAAAGTATCACAATAACTGACCGAACAGCTGAACCTCATGAGGTTTTTGAACTAACACTGAGTATTATCCCAAGGTCAGGCAAAAAGGCTTCTATTGATCAAGCAGAATAAGGTGGGTTTAGTGGTTTTGGACAGTTGAACATTGAGGAGAGAAAGACTACTGACCATTGATCAATAGCCTGTTTACAAATCAGAAAATAAATTTTGACATTACGTCATTCAATTTCGGAGATAAAACCTTCTTTCGGACGCCGAACCTTTTTCAGGTTTACCAGCCAATCTTTGTCGGAATCCCTATATCCCAACGGCATGATCGCTACAGATCTCAGATGACGTTCTTTAAGGTTCAGAATTTCATCGAGCATGGCGGGATCGAAACCTTCCATTGGCGTGGAATCCACACCTTCAAATGCAGCTGCTGTCAGTGCAAGACCAAGACCGATATATGCCTGACGTGCGGCATGTTCAAAGTTCTCTTCTGGATCCCGTGGAGGATAGCCGGCTAACAGTTTCTGACGGTAAGCCTCCCACCCTTCGTTCTTGAAACCACGCTCTTCATTAACCAGATCAAACATCATATTGATACGTTCTTCGGTGTAATTATCCCAGGCCGCGAATACCAGCAAATGAGAACAATCTGTTACCTGACTTTGATCCCAGGCGATCGCTCTGATTTTTTCCTTGATCTCTTTGTTCTTGACTACAATGACTTCAAACGGCTGCAAGCCGCTGGAAGTTGGGGCAAGGCGTACTGCTTCCAGTATATTATCAACCTTTTCCTGTGGAACCGGTTTGCTCGGGTCCATTTTTTTGGTGGCATAACGCCAGTTGAGTTTCTCAAAAAGCATGGATTCTACTCCAGTGGAATTAAAAGACTATTGTTCACCGTATATGCGCAGCCAGCGCTTTTTACCGTGATTACCGGAGCGACTATATTGGTAGGTTTTGTCAGTTTTCAAGCCAATAGAAACAGAATTTATCTGGTCAACCAGCACATATAATTTTCGCACTGACAAAAATGTGACAAATCCTGAAGTATTTATTCAATCAACGGAATGAACAACTACACAAACCCCATAGATATAAGTAGAGAGGAGAAAGAGCGGTGGTAACTGATATGACCAACAGAATGATATGTTCAATAACCAAGACAGAAATC from Gynuella sunshinyii YC6258 carries:
- the map gene encoding type I methionyl aminopeptidase — protein: MIHLKDDSEMQLMRESGRLLAQVFEMLNDFIRPGISTLDIDARVEDFIVNTLKARPASKGQYGFPFTLNTSINEVICHGMPDAQDILKDGDIINCDITLEKNGFIADSSKMYCVGTVSAEAKELIDVTYQALWEGIKVVRPGVRLCEIGRAIQKFIKPRGYAIVRDYTGHGIGREMHEDPHVFHYFEPSVDVELREGMTFTIEPMINQGTYKTRSLTQNNGWTVVVTRDNKLSAQWEHTIAVTRDGFEVLTLRDEERHNANTALTS
- a CDS encoding DUF2061 domain-containing protein produces the protein MKTLTFAMTHFTVAFTVAYILSGSLLVGGIIALVEPAVNTVAYTIHERIWENLRQKKQQASHHEAIAA
- a CDS encoding DUF4250 domain-containing protein, producing the protein MFSDSSLRKMDPAMSLSLINMKLRDQFSSLAEFMNYYDLSAGFMDELLQINGWHYDADNNQLKEDS
- a CDS encoding sensor histidine kinase, with translation MALVCCLGVLVLTPDLVRADTAALPDQGYSPLQLTQTDVRYPLASLAHSSGFAPVLADQRLENAMTYAASQQTYSLEPDFKRHGSYWLYTEVTNDTANRKWVLHVSNFGFLRPRVLINGPDGQRIKTFQQDDSADINTIGRAVEVTLEPGESYSMVIELTAQEYGWYPYIALMSESRYQVWKTQMDFAFKPAIGIIIGMVLLGFLCWLVMADNTFFWGAFSSLVMLFYYLEHSSLPELFWQYDYQKNALFWLLISVNVLSLLAFAASFLQINRRSGWWYHVFVSVAVISVLVLVVGYFTSFITKSFLYAFNYTLLWTVILSSGVAKVCSEGRYYFIYIFGWLPMVLSTAQVILFVLLPARPVQEVMPSYKLIYVLYVQILHMMIHAVALIMRVKVMRQKKIEAEFISQAKSRFIAQSSHDLRQPLHTMRLFLQSLQPYVRSPEAQPIFAGLNKTHQQMNDSFSAIMDLSKLEAGVMKAEIKAVSLKDVFSRLHNDYQWLAKEKNLRFAIHPCSLTVLTDPLLLERMLRNLLSNAIKYTNEGRVVLGCRRRAQSVAIQVLDTGTGISHEDQTHIFDIYQRSAVEQDGVDGAGIGLSVVKHLSVLMDHPLELSSVVGSGSIFTALVPRATHATEAESQPHKRLPRVARLTQLTDEDDSIGGWLGKHNGSVQSFSSLATFYQSDMTFELLIGDAQLMMDESWSMAAKNRLAEQYVVACVCDSGTELPTGWVALSQPVLPTQLRALLNYAERRYQSQLNNTTPSPQENVAGRVSSHGAQSVLPMTLSESKT
- a CDS encoding response regulator transcription factor, which encodes MRIKVLIAEDHELYRDGLRLLLQQLFADIEVIEAGDFASTKSALTSHRDIALVLLDIHMPGTSGLNGLKEIKACYPVLPVVVVSTVDYQASIQQMLQLGADGFIAKTSSKDTMLRALKDVLAGEQVIIRDRDDHPAIVLSPRQVDILALLAQGLPNKKIANALNISPTTVREHVSDLLKIFDCDNRTQVVLQARQMGFILD
- a CDS encoding ParD-like family protein, translated to MGILKISEELHEELRLSSKVMSRSINAQAEHWIKIGMLAEFNPSLGYTELVAMLMENPNISVHSLSQKAVSA
- a CDS encoding GGDEF domain-containing protein, which translates into the protein MEEKTPKFSILDLDSTLDISITRRIIAIGCLVFVGVWITEIGAGLITEFDAIGYPICIAALLFLIGLSYVSDRMDIVVRTGAFSVAAVYLILLNIWGSFQDINFENYYSAATAMQWLPLIYVIAFLFLRIREALIASAISYFSLLIGQYLALSHHLGFEQTWPLVTNLAIAHFCYVVVLWSIIKLRATTHEAQIRAKTMEKFALVDELTGIFNRRGLELNLDKLRSTWRKNPLPYTIFMIDIDHFKRINDQFGHLVGDEVLARVSAAINKHIRPEDVLGRWGGEEFMIITTRLDQTSAVGFAERLLNVIETLDLGHIGKVTASIGIANSDETETLKGVILKADQSLYKAKKSGRNQVVCSSSITPSDE